One stretch of Corynebacterium imitans DNA includes these proteins:
- a CDS encoding MazG nucleotide pyrophosphohydrolase domain-containing protein, whose amino-acid sequence MTVLVLDARWPQMVPVDVAQRLVGPLEFTAEVPISVRWSLNPASTVGTPWLVTTDPDDPQVREREKAGEEILSVPSLQDPVAEAVRVMGQARRRGEWERTMSHEKLVPYLREETAELAEAIESGASDEELKKELSDVLLQVLFHAEIAAEREAFDFADVAAAFVEKMRVRAPYFFDGSTGLVDVETQERLWAEGKAREQAE is encoded by the coding sequence ATGACTGTGTTGGTGCTTGATGCTCGGTGGCCGCAGATGGTGCCGGTGGACGTTGCGCAAAGGCTCGTGGGTCCGCTGGAGTTTACGGCGGAGGTGCCCATTTCGGTGCGCTGGTCGCTCAACCCTGCCTCCACGGTGGGTACCCCGTGGCTTGTCACGACCGACCCCGACGACCCCCAGGTGCGCGAGCGTGAGAAAGCTGGCGAGGAGATCCTTTCCGTTCCCTCGCTGCAAGACCCGGTGGCCGAGGCAGTCCGCGTCATGGGGCAAGCTCGCCGCCGCGGCGAGTGGGAGCGCACGATGTCGCACGAAAAGCTCGTGCCCTACCTGCGCGAGGAGACAGCGGAGCTCGCCGAGGCCATCGAGTCGGGGGCCAGCGATGAGGAGCTCAAAAAAGAGCTTTCCGACGTCCTCCTGCAAGTCCTCTTCCACGCCGAAATCGCCGCCGAGCGCGAAGCTTTCGACTTCGCGGATGTCGCGGCGGCGTTCGTGGAAAAGATGCGTGTACGCGCCCCGTATTTCTTCGATGGTTCGACGGGGCTCGTAGACGTAGAGACGCAGGAGCGTCTCTGGGCAGAGGGCAAGGCCCGCGAGCAGGCCGAGTAA
- the dnaG gene encoding DNA primase: MARGRIPESDIEAIRERAAIEEIVGEYVQLKPAGHDSMKGLSPFKDEKTPSFHVRPARGYYHCFSTGKGGDVFNFLMELEQLTFPEAVEAVADTIGYHINYQGGSTGARDVKPGTRKRLLAANKAAHEFYREQLETPEAEPGRNFLLERGFDKELIYRFECGYAPDGWDTLTKHLLRRGFEVQELIAAGISSMGRRGPIDKFRRRLIWPIKDAAGNTIGFGARKLFDDDPMGKYMNTQDTLLYHKSKVLFGLDLAKRNISERHQTVIVEGYTDVMAMHAAGVTTAVASCGTAFGAEHLAAIRRHMLDDSYFRGELIYTFDGDEAGQKAAMRAFEGDQQFTGQSFVAVAPEGMDPCDLRLAQGDAALRDLVARRVPMFEFVIESLLKDYSLDSAEGRVQALRRTVPVVAAIEDQVLQKEYARRLAGWVGWPNPDEVLDQVRAEAKRPKKDQRRVAIKREAESAAPGQPPALQPPNPQDPILWPQREALKVALQYPDKAGSYFEGINPDAFTNDAYRQVREAIGNAGGLAAAAEHGPNFLAAVAGEMRDLAGRNFVSELAVEPIHADDIDRYVDSVLSRLQETRVGDQIAQLKSQLERMRPSEEPEAYNALFSDLVALEQARRELNDRASRA, encoded by the coding sequence ATGGCAAGGGGCAGGATTCCGGAAAGCGATATTGAGGCGATCCGCGAGCGCGCGGCGATCGAAGAGATCGTCGGCGAATACGTCCAGCTCAAGCCGGCCGGGCACGATTCGATGAAGGGCTTAAGCCCTTTCAAGGATGAGAAGACGCCGAGTTTCCACGTTCGTCCCGCCCGCGGCTACTACCACTGCTTTTCTACCGGCAAGGGCGGCGATGTCTTCAACTTCCTCATGGAGTTGGAGCAGCTGACCTTCCCGGAGGCGGTCGAGGCGGTCGCCGACACGATCGGCTACCACATCAACTATCAGGGCGGTTCCACGGGCGCGCGCGACGTCAAGCCCGGTACCCGCAAGCGCCTGCTGGCGGCGAACAAGGCAGCTCACGAGTTCTACCGCGAGCAGCTCGAAACTCCCGAGGCCGAGCCTGGCCGCAATTTCCTGCTGGAGCGCGGCTTCGACAAGGAGCTCATCTACCGCTTCGAGTGCGGCTACGCGCCCGACGGCTGGGACACACTGACCAAGCACCTGCTGCGCCGCGGCTTCGAGGTGCAGGAGCTTATCGCCGCCGGCATTTCCTCCATGGGCCGCCGCGGCCCCATCGACAAGTTCCGCCGCCGCCTGATCTGGCCGATCAAGGACGCCGCCGGCAACACGATCGGCTTCGGCGCCCGCAAGCTTTTCGACGACGACCCCATGGGCAAGTACATGAACACCCAGGACACCTTGCTGTACCACAAGTCCAAGGTGCTCTTCGGCCTGGACTTGGCCAAGCGCAACATTTCCGAGCGTCACCAGACTGTCATCGTCGAGGGCTACACGGACGTGATGGCGATGCACGCCGCGGGCGTGACCACCGCGGTCGCCTCCTGCGGCACCGCCTTCGGTGCGGAGCACCTCGCCGCCATCCGCCGCCACATGTTGGATGACAGTTACTTCCGCGGCGAGCTCATCTACACCTTCGACGGCGACGAGGCCGGCCAGAAGGCCGCGATGCGCGCCTTCGAGGGCGACCAGCAGTTCACCGGCCAGTCCTTCGTCGCCGTCGCGCCCGAGGGCATGGACCCCTGCGATTTGCGCCTGGCCCAGGGCGATGCGGCGCTGCGCGACCTCGTCGCCCGCCGCGTGCCCATGTTCGAGTTCGTCATCGAGTCGCTGCTCAAGGACTACTCACTCGATTCGGCGGAAGGCCGAGTGCAAGCTTTACGACGCACCGTGCCCGTCGTCGCCGCCATCGAAGATCAAGTCCTGCAAAAGGAGTACGCACGCAGGCTGGCCGGTTGGGTGGGCTGGCCCAACCCGGACGAGGTCCTCGACCAGGTCCGCGCCGAGGCAAAACGCCCGAAGAAGGACCAGCGCCGCGTCGCGATAAAGCGTGAAGCAGAATCCGCAGCGCCGGGCCAGCCGCCCGCCCTGCAACCGCCGAACCCGCAGGACCCAATCCTGTGGCCACAGCGCGAAGCGCTTAAGGTCGCGCTGCAGTACCCGGACAAGGCCGGCTCCTACTTCGAGGGCATCAACCCGGACGCGTTTACCAACGACGCCTACCGCCAAGTCCGCGAAGCCATCGGCAACGCCGGCGGGCTCGCCGCCGCAGCCGAGCACGGGCCGAACTTCCTCGCCGCCGTCGCCGGTGAAATGCGCGACCTTGCCGGACGCAATTTCGTCTCCGAGCTTGCCGTCGAGCCGATCCACGCCGACGATATCGACCGCTACGTCGACTCCGTCCTTTCCCGCCTGCAGGAAACTCGCGTGGGCGACCAGATCGCCCAGCTGAAATCCCAGCTCGAGCGCATGCGACCCTCGGAGGAACCGGAGGCCTACAACGCGCTCTTCTCCGACCTGGTCGCGCTCGAGCAGGCGCGTCGGGAGCTCAACGACCGCGCCTCGCGAGCATGA
- a CDS encoding ribonuclease domain-containing protein, whose protein sequence is MRGVKKLVVALAGLCSACAFVDAPVDATAIPACGNLPTEARDTIGLVEHGGPYPYPDNDDARFGNYEGVLPEEELGYYREYTVDTPGVSHRGARRIVTGGEGDPEVWYYTDDHYESFCEVTDV, encoded by the coding sequence ATGCGTGGCGTGAAAAAGCTCGTCGTCGCCCTCGCCGGCCTCTGCAGCGCGTGCGCGTTTGTTGACGCGCCTGTTGATGCAACTGCTATTCCTGCCTGTGGGAACCTGCCCACGGAAGCGCGGGACACGATCGGGCTTGTGGAACACGGCGGGCCGTACCCCTACCCCGACAACGACGACGCCCGCTTCGGCAACTACGAGGGTGTGCTGCCCGAAGAGGAGCTCGGCTACTACCGCGAGTACACCGTGGACACGCCCGGGGTGTCACACCGCGGCGCGCGGCGTATCGTCACTGGCGGCGAGGGCGACCCAGAGGTGTGGTACTACACCGACGACCACTACGAATCCTTCTGTGAGGTGACCGATGTATAG
- a CDS encoding excalibur calcium-binding domain-containing protein, whose protein sequence is MSTSLQAAAPNPKDLARAPGLFGQSVAWLAVAWGVLCVLAGVFDDQEPAGMAAMVLVGLAFLIPSLWWLRCASKDKKAVQHYEDTVRTNAYLSQFLTEADQVVIQGMGTPHPPRKTPRHWPGVIALSAVLFIASVILMPVEETPAPTEPVASTTTSSSATSTTRSSAALSTTQNTEAEASRASAAAASRSAEAAAREAAEREAAEREAAERARAEEAARLQREAEEAERARIAEQQRLEQEQQHQFVAPARAPEPAPAAAYYKNCTAVWNAIGSPIYAGQPGYDSHLDRDGDGIGCERDPR, encoded by the coding sequence GTGAGTACGTCGCTTCAGGCCGCGGCCCCCAACCCGAAAGATCTTGCCCGCGCTCCCGGGCTCTTCGGGCAGTCTGTTGCGTGGCTCGCCGTCGCCTGGGGCGTGCTGTGCGTTCTCGCGGGCGTGTTCGACGACCAGGAACCCGCGGGAATGGCCGCCATGGTGCTGGTCGGACTCGCCTTCCTCATCCCCTCGCTGTGGTGGCTGCGCTGCGCGTCCAAAGATAAGAAAGCTGTGCAGCACTACGAGGACACGGTGCGCACCAATGCGTACCTCTCGCAGTTCCTCACCGAGGCCGACCAGGTAGTGATCCAGGGGATGGGCACGCCCCACCCGCCGCGCAAGACCCCGCGCCACTGGCCGGGCGTGATCGCGTTGAGCGCCGTGCTATTTATAGCGAGCGTCATCCTCATGCCGGTAGAGGAAACACCCGCGCCGACTGAGCCGGTGGCAAGCACCACGACCAGCTCGTCCGCGACGAGCACCACGCGCTCATCCGCCGCACTGTCCACCACTCAAAACACGGAAGCGGAGGCCTCGCGCGCCAGCGCAGCCGCCGCGTCCCGCAGCGCCGAAGCCGCCGCGCGGGAAGCCGCGGAACGCGAGGCAGCCGAGCGTGAAGCCGCCGAGCGCGCCCGCGCCGAAGAAGCAGCACGGCTGCAGCGCGAGGCCGAGGAAGCTGAACGCGCGCGCATCGCAGAGCAGCAGCGTCTCGAACAGGAACAGCAGCACCAGTTCGTCGCTCCCGCCCGCGCACCCGAGCCAGCACCGGCGGCCGCGTACTACAAGAACTGCACCGCAGTCTGGAACGCGATCGGCAGTCCGATCTATGCTGGCCAGCCGGGCTACGACAGCCATCTGGATCGCGACGGCGACGGAATCGGGTGCGAGCGGGACCCGCGCTAA
- a CDS encoding carbon starvation protein A gives MNSLFLVFIGLAMLSSGYLLYSKFLGRRVYQLSDSYETPAHTMEDGVDYVPTNKYVLWGHHFTSVAGAAPIIGPAVAVIWGWLPAFLWVTLGTVFFAGLHDLGALWASQRHKGQSIGTLSGRYIGARGRNLFLVVIFLLLLMVNTAFAVVISNLLISTPSAVIPTWGAILVALLIGQAIYRLKWNLPLVSVVGVVALYALMVLGDRVPVTLPETVLGIPDRGIWILLLFTYAFIASMLPVWVLLQPRDYINGLQLFVGLIILYASFLVVRPEIVAPTLNSAVPEGTPSIFPLLFVTIACGAISGFHGIVASGTSAKQLDKETDARFVGYFGAVGEGLLSLGTIIATTAGYKTLTDWENVYNEWNAGGVNAFVEGGGALMNQGLGIPTSLSATILATMAVLFAATTMDSGIRLQRMVVGEIAEIMGVKLSGLVATIIAVGAALGLTFSTGLDGSGGMIIWPLFGTTNQLMAGLTLSILVVILTKLRRPTLPLLIPLTFVTLMSLWAAILQLGTLFAAGNWLLLAIDVVIIICAIWVIVEAITAISKARREPAMEWEDSPVHEPAH, from the coding sequence ATGAACTCGCTCTTCCTGGTATTCATCGGCCTGGCCATGCTGAGCTCGGGATACCTCTTGTACTCCAAGTTCCTCGGCCGGCGCGTCTACCAGCTCTCGGACAGCTACGAGACGCCCGCGCACACCATGGAAGACGGCGTGGACTACGTGCCCACCAACAAGTACGTGCTGTGGGGCCACCACTTCACCTCGGTGGCGGGTGCCGCGCCGATCATCGGCCCGGCCGTCGCCGTGATCTGGGGCTGGCTGCCCGCCTTTCTGTGGGTCACGCTCGGCACGGTCTTCTTTGCCGGGCTGCATGACTTGGGGGCGCTGTGGGCGTCGCAAAGGCACAAGGGCCAGTCGATTGGTACGCTGTCCGGCCGCTACATCGGCGCGCGCGGGCGCAACCTCTTCCTCGTGGTCATCTTCCTGCTGCTGCTCATGGTCAACACTGCGTTCGCCGTGGTGATCTCCAACCTGCTCATCTCCACCCCGTCGGCCGTGATCCCGACGTGGGGCGCGATCCTCGTTGCCTTGCTCATCGGCCAGGCCATTTACCGCCTGAAGTGGAACCTGCCGCTCGTCTCGGTCGTGGGCGTGGTCGCGCTCTACGCGCTGATGGTGCTCGGCGACCGCGTGCCGGTCACGCTGCCGGAGACCGTCCTGGGCATCCCGGACCGCGGCATCTGGATTCTCCTGCTGTTCACCTACGCCTTCATCGCCTCGATGCTGCCCGTGTGGGTGCTGCTGCAGCCGCGCGACTACATCAACGGCCTCCAGCTGTTTGTCGGCCTGATCATCCTCTACGCCTCCTTCCTGGTCGTCCGCCCCGAGATCGTCGCGCCGACGCTCAATAGCGCCGTGCCGGAGGGCACCCCGAGCATCTTCCCGCTGCTATTTGTCACCATCGCCTGCGGCGCGATCTCCGGGTTCCACGGCATCGTCGCCTCCGGCACCTCGGCGAAGCAGCTGGATAAGGAAACCGACGCCCGCTTCGTTGGCTACTTCGGCGCGGTCGGTGAAGGCCTGCTCTCGCTCGGCACGATTATCGCCACCACCGCCGGCTACAAGACGCTCACCGACTGGGAGAACGTGTACAACGAGTGGAACGCCGGCGGCGTCAACGCGTTCGTCGAGGGCGGCGGCGCGCTGATGAACCAGGGCCTCGGCATCCCGACCTCCCTGTCCGCAACCATCCTGGCCACCATGGCCGTCCTGTTCGCCGCCACCACCATGGACTCCGGCATACGCCTGCAGCGCATGGTCGTCGGCGAAATCGCCGAGATCATGGGCGTGAAGCTCTCCGGCCTGGTCGCCACCATCATTGCTGTCGGCGCCGCGCTCGGCCTGACGTTCTCCACCGGCCTCGACGGCTCGGGCGGCATGATCATCTGGCCGCTGTTCGGCACCACCAACCAGCTCATGGCAGGCCTTACCCTGTCCATCCTGGTGGTCATCCTGACCAAGCTGCGCCGCCCCACCCTGCCGCTGCTCATCCCGCTGACCTTTGTCACGCTCATGTCGCTGTGGGCTGCGATTTTGCAGCTGGGCACGCTGTTTGCGGCCGGCAACTGGCTGCTGCTTGCCATCGACGTGGTCATCATCATCTGCGCGATCTGGGTCATCGTCGAAGCGATCACCGCGATCAGCAAGGCGCGCCGCGAGCCGGCGATGGAGTGGGAGGACTCGCCGGTCCATGAGCCTGCGCACTAA
- a CDS encoding cory-CC-star protein, which produces MSLRTKLAAFGAGLNEFYQAPYRREFARAAREEDDLFTLLVASEMLGIPNPASSYTLELLPLLYDDFHAWHTRMGMERSPLDGISCC; this is translated from the coding sequence ATGAGCCTGCGCACTAAGCTGGCCGCGTTCGGCGCGGGGCTCAACGAGTTCTACCAAGCGCCCTACCGGCGCGAATTCGCCCGCGCCGCGCGCGAAGAGGACGACCTGTTCACCCTGCTCGTCGCCTCCGAGATGCTCGGTATCCCCAACCCCGCCAGCTCCTACACGCTCGAACTTTTGCCCCTGCTTTACGACGACTTCCACGCCTGGCACACCCGCATGGGCATGGAACGCTCACCACTCGACGGGATCTCATGCTGCTAG
- a CDS encoding ArsA family ATPase, which yields MLLDAPVMFFGGKGGVGKTTVSAASAVRLAARGRRVLLVSTDPAHNLGHIWSQSLLDAPLTLEDHLDAIELDPAAITAQHLRAVGDSMRAMMPERLHKEVDKHLEMSRHSPGMHEAALLERIADLVGASDYDHLIFDTAPSGHTSRLMALPELMAAYTDGLLARRDKSDKFSELVRGMGGDSGGGSPVDRRNQQIRSTLLKRRKKFEHLRSVLTDPAQCVFHIVLTAERLPVMESMEFYEELSSHGVHVGGAVVNRRTPDEAGEFLAQRRRVEDDALALLDLPVPVHELPWLPGEIGTRAALEQIAALL from the coding sequence ATGCTGCTAGACGCCCCAGTCATGTTCTTCGGCGGCAAAGGTGGCGTCGGCAAGACGACCGTCTCCGCCGCCTCCGCCGTCCGCCTCGCCGCCCGAGGCCGCAGGGTTCTGCTCGTCTCGACCGACCCCGCGCACAACCTCGGCCACATCTGGAGCCAATCGCTTCTCGACGCCCCGCTCACCCTCGAGGACCACCTCGACGCCATCGAACTCGACCCCGCCGCGATCACGGCGCAGCACTTGCGCGCCGTCGGCGACTCGATGCGCGCCATGATGCCGGAGCGCCTCCACAAAGAGGTGGACAAGCACCTAGAGATGTCGCGCCACTCCCCCGGCATGCACGAGGCGGCGCTGCTCGAACGCATCGCGGATTTGGTTGGCGCTTCCGACTACGACCACCTGATCTTCGACACCGCGCCCTCCGGCCACACCTCCCGGCTGATGGCGCTGCCCGAGCTCATGGCGGCCTACACCGACGGTCTGCTGGCCCGCCGCGACAAGTCGGACAAGTTCAGCGAGCTCGTCCGCGGCATGGGCGGCGATTCTGGCGGCGGGTCGCCCGTCGACCGCCGCAACCAGCAGATCCGCTCCACCCTGCTCAAGCGGCGGAAGAAGTTCGAGCACCTACGCTCTGTCCTTACCGACCCCGCCCAGTGCGTCTTTCACATCGTGCTCACCGCCGAACGCCTGCCCGTCATGGAGTCGATGGAGTTCTACGAAGAACTCTCATCCCACGGCGTGCACGTCGGCGGCGCGGTGGTCAACCGACGCACGCCGGATGAGGCGGGCGAGTTTTTGGCGCAACGTCGCCGCGTCGAGGACGACGCGCTCGCGCTGTTGGACCTGCCGGTCCCGGTGCACGAGCTGCCGTGGCTGCCCGGCGAAATTGGTACGCGCGCCGCCCTCGAGCAGATCGCCGCGCTGCTGTAG
- a CDS encoding deoxyguanosinetriphosphate triphosphohydrolase — translation MPTSVTVTLDVVYTYNSDDVARRVPEAAKQAQLSPAHETRDAFERDRARVLHSAALRRLADKTQVVGPRDGDTPRTRLTHSLEVAQIARGIGAGLGLHPDLCEMAGLTHDIGHPPYGHNGENALNACAPCGFEGNAQTLRILTRLEPKVLIDATSYGLNLTRASLDAAVKYPRTRTNADGTVNRKYSAYDEDADVLAWARAGHTDSRPPMEAQVMDFADDIAYSVHDVEDGIVSGRVSLKVLWDFVELAALAEKGAAAFGGTADSLIDAADRLRSLPAIAAAADFDFTLQSWTGLKALTSQLVGRYVGGVTQATLADEANQALSTGLGRQHGDLVIPPDVEAEVRLLKTVAVLYVMDIPAHLARQDRQRERIFRVHEYLRAGAPGTLDTIFRTWFEAAETDTERERVIVDQIASMTESRLERLAKKAAAFDGFF, via the coding sequence ATGCCCACCAGCGTAACCGTTACGCTAGATGTCGTGTACACCTACAACTCCGACGACGTGGCGCGCCGCGTTCCCGAGGCCGCGAAGCAGGCGCAGCTTTCGCCCGCCCACGAGACGCGCGACGCCTTCGAGCGTGACCGTGCGCGCGTGTTGCACTCTGCGGCGCTGCGTCGGCTTGCCGACAAAACGCAGGTCGTCGGCCCCCGCGACGGGGACACGCCGCGCACGCGCCTGACGCATTCGCTCGAGGTCGCGCAGATCGCCCGCGGTATCGGCGCCGGGCTCGGCCTGCACCCCGACCTGTGCGAAATGGCCGGCCTGACCCACGACATCGGCCACCCGCCATACGGCCATAACGGCGAAAACGCGCTCAACGCGTGCGCGCCCTGCGGGTTTGAGGGCAACGCGCAGACGCTGCGCATCCTCACCCGCCTTGAGCCCAAAGTGCTTATCGACGCCACCTCATACGGCCTCAACCTCACCCGCGCCAGCCTCGACGCCGCCGTGAAATACCCGCGGACCCGCACGAACGCTGACGGCACGGTCAACCGCAAGTACTCGGCCTACGACGAGGACGCCGACGTGCTCGCCTGGGCGCGCGCCGGGCACACAGATAGTCGGCCGCCGATGGAGGCGCAGGTGATGGATTTCGCCGACGACATCGCCTATTCCGTCCACGACGTGGAAGACGGCATCGTCTCGGGGCGTGTGTCGCTGAAGGTGCTGTGGGACTTCGTGGAACTGGCGGCGCTCGCGGAAAAGGGCGCGGCGGCGTTCGGCGGTACTGCGGACTCGCTCATCGACGCCGCCGATCGGCTGCGTTCCTTGCCCGCGATCGCCGCCGCCGCGGACTTCGACTTCACGCTGCAGTCCTGGACGGGGCTCAAGGCGTTGACCTCGCAGTTGGTGGGCCGCTACGTCGGCGGGGTTACGCAGGCAACGCTTGCAGACGAGGCGAACCAGGCGCTTTCCACCGGGCTTGGCCGCCAGCACGGGGACCTGGTGATCCCGCCGGATGTGGAAGCAGAGGTCCGCCTGCTCAAGACGGTCGCCGTGCTCTACGTGATGGACATCCCCGCGCACCTGGCGCGGCAGGACAGGCAGCGCGAGCGGATCTTCCGCGTCCACGAGTACCTGCGCGCCGGCGCGCCGGGCACGCTGGACACCATCTTCCGCACCTGGTTCGAGGCAGCGGAAACGGATACGGAGCGCGAGCGGGTAATTGTGGACCAGATCGCGTCGATGACGGAGTCGCGGCTGGAGCGGCTGGCGAAGAAGGCCGCCGCGTTCGACGGGTTCTTCTAG
- a CDS encoding TPM domain-containing protein — MYSRYLRILTAASLIAAPLLLDAPAHAQPAAPAASAPALLTAPVTDDAGVLTDAERAELEQAVANVSKEKHLSLRIVYVSSLSGMKGQQWAEQAVAANGANTAVVVVSPSERGYGVFGGDEWQQSEIDAMDRAAYDKLVDDDWAGAGLAAADAAVSGGGGSGAGWAAGGVGVLALAGGGAWAASRRNSKKRGAAQLESAKQLAPGDTDSLGRLPTSTLEELARERLVAADESITQGKSELKLASDEFGADRVRPFTAAMNKATSTLQRAFHTHQKLYDAIPETEPEKRAMLIDIISSCGEAEQALQAKTEEFNQMRGTLMRAGEEVDKVRARTIDIRARLEPAATLLTELRERHTEDMLASLADNVDVARESLDEAETQLEQASQLAAKPAGQQGPLIDVLATATNAIDVADHNLAAIEHAEDNLRNAQTNLPALIQEIRDELTEIEQVKGSAQQGARIDADALDRVAATARAALEAMGNRAETDPLALYTELSDVDARIDAELDRAKGTAHDQSRALQLFDQQMRVATSQIQSSEDLIRSRGRIIGSHARSLLAESQRQYAEAHRRRVDDTRNAIDYARAATDTARRAYQAAKDDVDNYRAQRNRQTASDVARAAMWAAIFSGGGGGGHRGGGGFGGGGFSGGGGGGNVSRGGTF; from the coding sequence ATGTATTCGCGCTACCTTCGCATCCTTACCGCCGCATCGCTGATCGCCGCCCCGCTGCTTCTCGACGCCCCCGCGCACGCCCAACCGGCCGCCCCCGCCGCAAGCGCGCCCGCCTTGCTCACCGCACCCGTGACCGACGACGCCGGCGTGCTCACCGACGCCGAACGCGCCGAACTCGAGCAGGCCGTGGCCAACGTGTCGAAGGAGAAGCACCTGTCGCTGCGGATCGTCTACGTGTCCTCGCTCAGCGGGATGAAAGGGCAGCAGTGGGCGGAGCAGGCCGTCGCCGCGAACGGCGCGAACACGGCCGTGGTCGTGGTCTCGCCGTCGGAGCGCGGTTACGGCGTGTTCGGCGGGGACGAGTGGCAGCAAAGCGAGATTGACGCGATGGACAGGGCCGCCTACGACAAGCTTGTCGACGACGACTGGGCCGGCGCCGGCCTCGCCGCCGCAGACGCCGCAGTTTCCGGCGGCGGCGGTTCTGGTGCTGGCTGGGCCGCAGGCGGCGTCGGCGTGCTCGCCCTTGCCGGCGGCGGCGCGTGGGCGGCCAGCCGCCGTAATTCCAAGAAGCGCGGCGCAGCCCAGCTCGAGTCCGCGAAACAGCTCGCCCCGGGTGACACGGATTCGCTCGGCCGCCTGCCCACGAGCACGCTCGAGGAGCTGGCGCGCGAACGCCTCGTCGCCGCCGACGAGTCCATCACGCAGGGCAAAAGCGAGCTGAAGCTGGCCTCCGACGAGTTCGGTGCCGACCGCGTGCGCCCCTTTACCGCCGCGATGAACAAGGCAACCTCGACGCTGCAGCGCGCCTTCCACACCCACCAGAAGCTCTACGACGCGATCCCGGAAACCGAGCCGGAAAAGCGCGCCATGCTCATCGACATCATCTCCTCTTGCGGCGAGGCCGAACAGGCCCTGCAGGCGAAGACCGAGGAGTTCAACCAGATGCGCGGCACCCTCATGCGCGCGGGCGAGGAAGTGGACAAGGTGCGCGCCCGCACGATCGACATCCGCGCCCGCCTCGAGCCCGCCGCCACGCTTCTCACGGAGCTACGCGAGCGCCACACCGAGGACATGCTGGCCTCGCTCGCCGACAACGTCGACGTCGCGCGCGAGTCACTCGACGAGGCGGAGACGCAGCTCGAACAGGCCTCGCAACTCGCCGCCAAGCCCGCCGGCCAGCAGGGCCCGCTTATCGACGTCCTCGCAACCGCCACCAACGCCATCGACGTCGCCGACCACAACCTCGCCGCCATCGAGCACGCCGAGGACAACCTCCGCAACGCGCAGACGAACCTGCCCGCCCTCATCCAGGAAATCCGCGACGAGCTCACCGAGATCGAGCAGGTCAAGGGCTCCGCCCAGCAGGGTGCCCGCATCGACGCTGACGCCCTCGACCGCGTCGCCGCCACCGCCCGCGCCGCGCTGGAGGCGATGGGCAACCGCGCCGAAACCGACCCGCTCGCGCTCTACACGGAGCTCAGCGACGTCGACGCGCGCATCGACGCCGAACTCGACCGCGCCAAAGGCACCGCCCACGACCAATCGCGCGCACTGCAACTCTTCGACCAGCAGATGCGGGTGGCCACCAGCCAAATCCAATCCTCCGAGGACCTCATCCGCTCCCGCGGCCGCATCATCGGCTCGCATGCGCGCTCGCTGCTCGCAGAGTCGCAGCGCCAGTACGCCGAAGCGCACCGGCGGCGCGTCGACGATACGCGCAACGCCATCGACTACGCCCGTGCCGCCACCGACACCGCCCGCCGCGCCTACCAGGCAGCCAAGGACGACGTGGACAACTACCGGGCGCAACGCAACCGGCAAACCGCCAGCGACGTCGCGCGCGCTGCTATGTGGGCGGCGATCTTCTCCGGCGGCGGTGGCGGCGGCCACCGCGGTGGTGGCGGCTTCGGCGGCGGAGGGTTCTCCGGCGGCGGTGGCGGTGGCAACGTGAGCCGCGGCGGCACGTTCTAG